From a single Pelodiscus sinensis isolate JC-2024 chromosome 4, ASM4963464v1, whole genome shotgun sequence genomic region:
- the ZNF408 gene encoding zinc finger protein 408 isoform X2 produces MERGRLGREQRPPVQPGAPCAALRSLPPGLALGPSRAQEPGTGVWCVGRALSPGALLGPRAEQLDCAAETAPSEEIQSGCCSDESICEMSSSWRSLVKQGQREEETNVALVWISGRLQVQVRRHIAAGTELLYWPTEAQADLVQVEGKMLLSTLEGIAVPVEKKPKGQLAVAVVTEIATAGAETVVQREGASPCGNASEPFAGDPDYSKVMENETRAEARKQPAKCYPAAHGNSRKEEEEESMTPRHESGEAKVQRKEKQHCESTSAAKANSRCKEESIKGMDPQPKAERADEKPKEAGHGKLHLPLSASNGVRLSARLAGKPRKVHAMASQFQKCLQEHNARVSGQEAKRPSTFEGGGAETHKKVGHVSKGHSKLEPLEYKKNVLVDGSDEQDDYPEVEVSIELEEGPSGSLGASQQKSLPCRDEAGERRYRCGECGKAFLQLCHLKKHRFTHTGYKPFLCTECGKSYSSEESFKAHVLFHRGVRPFQCKQCDKAYGTKRDLREHEVLHTGERPFACEECGKTFARRPSLRIHRKIHLVKELNLANPKVCKCAICERYLANPGSLRNHMRLHTGEKPYICPYCGKDFRQQGNLRGHLRLHTGEKPYKCRFCGDAFPQLPELRRHLISHTGEAHLCTVCGKALKDPHTLRAHERLHTGERPFKCEQCGKAYTLATKLRRHQKSHLEDMPYKCDVCGMGYTLLQSLKRHKITHKGERDSITFVEAAVLLGMDTPKAARKRLKRKIPQEGGTEEPTVLMVQSVAMQAPINEAELLMTTNGHYIATYQPSGSPPEPGVSRVLGSAAPAGHLEVNNDIIEITVSEHEHKCIIMQDEGSSSDVVIIQEGVGFGAVAEVVEVETGT; encoded by the exons ATGGAGCGGGGCCGCCTGG GCCGCGAGCAGCGCCCGCCCGTGCAGCCTGGCGCGCCCTGCGCAGCCCTGCGGAGCCTCCCtccggggctggccctggggccctCCCGCGCTCAGGAACCGGGCACGGGCGTCTGGTGCGTGGGGAGAGCCCTGTCCCCGGGAGCGCTCCTCGGGCCCCGGGCGGAGCAGCTGGACTGTGCGGCCGAGACGGCGCCCTCGGAG GAAATTCAGTCTGGATGCTGCAGTGATGAATCCATTTGTGAGATGAGCTctagttggaggag CTTGGTGAAGCAAggccagagggaggaggagacaaaTGTGGCTTTGGTATGGATCAGTGGAAGACTCCAAGTCCAAGTGCGGCGTCATATTGCAGCAGGCACTGAGTTGCTGTACTGGCCTACCGAGGCTCAAGCTGATCTTGTCCAGGTGGAGGGAAAAATGCTGCTGAGCACATTGGAGGGTATAGCTGTTCCTGTTGAGAAGAAGCCAAAGGGACAACTGGCAGTTGCAGTTGTGACGGAGATAGCAACAGCAGGAGCAGAGACTGTGGTGCAAAGGGAAGGAGCCTCCCCATGTGGAAATGCATCAGAACCCTTTGCAG gggatcCGGATTACTCCAAGGTGATGGAGAATGAAACCAGAGCTGAAGCCAGGAAGCAGCCAGCCAAATGTTATCCTGCAGCCCATGGGAAcagcaggaaggaggaggaggaggaaagcatGACTCCTAGACATGAGTCTGGGGAAGCCAAGGTTCAGAGGAAAGAGAAACAGCATTGTGAGAGTACCTCAGCAGCTAAGGCTAACAGCAGATGCAAAGAGGAGTCCATCAAAGGGATGGACCCCCAACCCAAGGCTGAGAGAGCAGATGAGAAACCAAAAGAGGCAGGTCATGGGAAGCTCCATCTGCCATTGTCTGCCTCAAATGGGGTTCGACTCAGCGCTCGCTTGGCTGGGAAGCCACGCAAAGTGCATGCAATGGCAAGCCAGTTCCAGAAGTGTCTGCAGGAGCACAATGCCAGGGTGTCTGGGCAGGAGGCCAAGAGGCCAAGCACTTTTGAGGGAGGTGGTGCAGAGACACACAAGAAAGTAGGGCATGTTTCTAAAGGCCATTCCAAATTGGAGCCCCTGGAGTACAAGAAGAATGTCCTGGTTGATGGTTCTGATGAACAGGACGATTACCCAGAGGTGGAAGTCAGTATTGAACTGGAGGAGGGACCCTCTGGGAGCCTGGGTGCATCTCAGCAAAAGTCCCTGCCATGCAGGGATGAGGCTGGTGAGCGAAGATATCGCTGTGGAGAATGCGGCAAGGCCTTCCTTCAGCTCTGCCATCTCAAAAAACACCGGTTCACCCACACTGGCTACAAGCctttcctgtgcactgaatgtggCAAGAGCTACAGCTCTGAGGAGAGTTTCAAGGCCCATGTGCTCTTCCATCGGGGTGTGCGCCCCTTCCAGTGCAAGCAGTGCGACAAGGCCTATGGCACCAAGCGGGACCTGAGGGAGCACGAGGTGCTGCACACAGGCGAGCGGCCTTTTGCTTGTGAGGAATGCGGCAAGACATTCGCCCGCCGGCCTTCCCTCCGCATCCACAGGAAGATCCACCTCGTGAAGGAACTTAACCTAGCCAACCCTAAGGTATGCAAGTGTGCCATCTGTGAGCGCTACCTGGCAAATCCTGGATCCCTGCGTAACCACATGCGCCTCCACACGGGGGAGAAGCCCTACATTTGCCCCTACTGCGGCAAGGACTTCCGGCAGCAGGGCAACCTGCGGGGCCATCTGCGGCTCCATACTGGTGAGAAGCCCTACAAGTGTCGCTTCTGTGGGGACgccttcccccagctgccagagctgcGGCGGCATCTCATCTCTCACACTGGGGAGGCCCACCTGTGTACGGTATGTGGTAAGGCCCTAAAGGACCCGCACACGCTGCGGGCCCATGAGCGCCTCCATACCGGCGAGCGCCCTTTCAAGTGTGAGCAGTGCGGCAAGGCCTACACGCTGGCCACGAAGCTGCGCCGGCACCAGAAATCCCATTTGGAGGACATGCCCTACAAGTGTGATGTCTGTGGCATGGGCTACACCCTCCTGCAGAGCCTCAAGCGTCACAAAATCACACATAAGGGGGAGAGAGACTCCATTACGTTTGTGGAGGCTGCGGTCTTGCTAGGCATGGACACTCCAAAGGCTGCAAGAAAGAGGCTCAAGAGGAAGATCCCCCAGGAAGGGGGTACCGAGGAGCCTACAGTGCTTATGGTGCAGTCAGTAGCGATGCAGGCACCAATAAATGAGGCAGAACTTCTGATGACTACTAATGGGCATTACATTGCCACTTATCAGCCTTCAGGCAGCCCCCCTGAGCCAGGGGTGAGCAGGGTATTAGGCAGTGCGGCCCCTGCTGGGCACCTGGAAGTGAACAATGACATCATTGAGATCACTGTCTCTGAGCACGAACACAAATGCATTATCATGCAGGATGAGGGCTCCTCCAGTGACGTGGTCATCATACAGGAGGGTGTGGGATTTGGTGCTGTAGCGGAGGTGGTGGAGGTGGAGACAGGGACCTGA
- the F2 gene encoding prothrombin, with the protein MMQCPASSEERTSIGAGLGLLLSCTLFIFPAAGAYTMRHSRVRVLGSLLLFCLLHLGLSHDSVFLGQQQALSLLKRPRRANKGFLEEMLKGNLERECLEEKCSYEEAYEALESTALVSEFWKKYTVCESQRNPRTALDECLKGMCVSGRGQNYRGTVSVTKSGIECQLWTSKFPHKPEFNTTTHPNGNLTKNYCRNPDDNPNGPWCYTRDATVRREECAVPVCGQDKTTVPFIPRPSPIDTTQQPCETDKGLHYNGTLSVTTSGIRCLPWASDKAKAQKRATTFFPEVKLVENYCRNPDGDDEGVWCYVDHPNTTFEYCDLHYCESPLDEIDDAILGRTITEEHQTFFDVKTFGSGETDCGIRPLFEKKKITDKSEQELLDSYAGGRIVKGEDAEVGSAPWQVMLFRKSPQELLCGASLISDRWVLTAAHCLFYPPWDKNFTTDDILVRIGKHQRAKYERNIEKIALLDKIIIHPKYNWKENLDRDIALMLLKKPIVLSDYIHPVCLPTKELVQSLMLTGFKGRVSGWGNLYETWGSGTASLPSILQQVNLPIVSQDTCKASTNIKITDNMFCAGYSPDAAKRGDACEGDSGGPFVMKSPTTNRWYQVGIVSWGEGCDRDGKYGFYTHVFRLKKWMLKTINKYGQ; encoded by the exons ATGATGCAATGCCCAGCAAGCTCAGAGGAGAGGACAAGCATAGGG gcagggctgggacttCTCTTGTCCTGCACCCTCTTCATTTTCCCTGCTGCGGGAGCATATACCATGAGGCACAGCAGAGTCCGAGTGCTGGGCAGCCTGCTCCTTTTCTGCCTCCTGCACCTTGGACTGAGCCATGACAGTG TTTTccttgggcagcagcaggcacttTCCCTGCTCAAGCGCCCACGACGTGCCAACAAAGGATTCCTGGAAGAGATGCTCAAAGGAAACCTGGAACGGGAGTGTCTAGAGGAGAAATGTAGCTACGAAGAAGCCTATGAAGCCCTTGAGTCCACCGCTCTTGTG AGtgaattctggaagaaatacACGG TATGTGAATCCCAGAGGAATCCCAGGACAGCTCTGGATGAGTGTCTGAAAG GAATGTGTGTgtcaggcagggggcagaactATCGGGGAACAGTTTCTGTCACCAAGTCGGGGATTGAATGTCAGCTCTGGACAAGCAAATTCCCTCACAAACCTGA GTTTAACACCACCACCCATCCGAATGGAAATCTCACTAAGAATTACTGCAGGAACCCAGATGACAACCCAAATGGCCCCTGGTGCTACACCCGAGACGCAACAGTGCGACGGGAGGAGTGTGCAGTTCCAGTCTGTG GTCAGGACAAGACCACCGTTCCATTTATTCCCCGGCCCTCTCCAATAGACACAACGCAGCAGCCATGTGAAACAGACAAGGGGCTGCATTACAACGGGACTCTTTCAGTCACCACCTCTGGGATCCGGTGTTTGCCATGGGCCTCAGACAAGGCAAAGGCTCAGAAGCGTGCAACTACTTTTTTTCCGGAAGTGAAGCTGGTGGAGAATTATTGTCGGAATCCCGATGGGGATGATGAAGGTGTCTGGTGTTATGTGGATCATCCAAATACCACCTTTGAGTACTGTGACCTGCACTACTGTG agAGCCCTCTGGATGAGATTGATGATGCAATACTAGGGCGGACCATTACCGAAGAGCACCAAACCTTCTTTGATGTTAAGACTTTTGGTTCAGGTGAAACAG ATTGTGGCATTCGTCCTCTGTTTGAGAAGAAAAAGATTACTGATAAGAGTGAGCAGGAGCTGTTGGACTCCTACGCTGGGGGCCGGATTGTAAAGGGGGAAGATGCAGAAGTTGGCAGTGCCCCCTG GCAGGTGATGCTTTTcaggaagagtcctcaggagcTGCTCTGTGGTGCCAGCCTCATCAGTGACCGCTGGGTCCTTACTGCTGCCCACTGCCTTTTTTACCCACCCTGGGACAAGAATTTCACCACAGATGACATCTTGGTGCGGATTGGAAAACACCAGAGAGCAAA GTATGAGCGGAACATAGAGAAAATTGCCTTATTAGATAAAATCATCATCCACCCCAAGTACAACTGGAAAGAGAACCTGGACCGCGACATTGCACTGATGCTCCTGAAGAAGCCCATAGTTTTGAGTGACTATATCCACCCGGTCTGCCTGCCCACCAAGGAGCTTGTGCAGAG CCTGATGTTGACAGGATTCAAAGGGCGGGTGTCTGGATGGGGAAATTTGTATGAGACCTGGGGCTCTGGCACAGCCTCCTTGCCCTCGATTCTACAACAGGTGAATCTTCCCATAGTCAGCCAGGATACCTGCAAGGCATCCACTAACATCAAAATCACTGACAACATGTTCTGTGCAG GGTACAGTCCTGATGCTGCCAAGAGAGGGGATGCATGTGAGGGGGACAGCGGAGGCCCTTTTGTCATGAAG AGCCCAACAACTAACCGTTGGTATCAGGTGGGGATCGTCTCATGGGGAGAAGGCTGTGATCGTGATGGTAAATACGGATTTTACACACATGTATTCCGCTTGAAGAAATGGATGCTAAAAACCATCAACAAATATGGACAATAA
- the ZNF408 gene encoding zinc finger protein 408 isoform X3 encodes MSSSWRSLVKQGQREEETNVALVWISGRLQVQVRRHIAAGTELLYWPTEAQADLVQVEGKMLLSTLEGIAVPVEKKPKGQLAVAVVTEIATAGAETVVQREGASPCGNASEPFAGDPDYSKVMENETRAEARKQPAKCYPAAHGNSRKEEEEESMTPRHESGEAKVQRKEKQHCESTSAAKANSRCKEESIKGMDPQPKAERADEKPKEAGHGKLHLPLSASNGVRLSARLAGKPRKVHAMASQFQKCLQEHNARVSGQEAKRPSTFEGGGAETHKKVGHVSKGHSKLEPLEYKKNVLVDGSDEQDDYPEVEVSIELEEGPSGSLGASQQKSLPCRDEAGERRYRCGECGKAFLQLCHLKKHRFTHTGYKPFLCTECGKSYSSEESFKAHVLFHRGVRPFQCKQCDKAYGTKRDLREHEVLHTGERPFACEECGKTFARRPSLRIHRKIHLVKELNLANPKVCKCAICERYLANPGSLRNHMRLHTGEKPYICPYCGKDFRQQGNLRGHLRLHTGEKPYKCRFCGDAFPQLPELRRHLISHTGEAHLCTVCGKALKDPHTLRAHERLHTGERPFKCEQCGKAYTLATKLRRHQKSHLEDMPYKCDVCGMGYTLLQSLKRHKITHKGERDSITFVEAAVLLGMDTPKAARKRLKRKIPQEGGTEEPTVLMVQSVAMQAPINEAELLMTTNGHYIATYQPSGSPPEPGVSRVLGSAAPAGHLEVNNDIIEITVSEHEHKCIIMQDEGSSSDVVIIQEGVGFGAVAEVVEVETGT; translated from the exons ATGAGCTctagttggaggag CTTGGTGAAGCAAggccagagggaggaggagacaaaTGTGGCTTTGGTATGGATCAGTGGAAGACTCCAAGTCCAAGTGCGGCGTCATATTGCAGCAGGCACTGAGTTGCTGTACTGGCCTACCGAGGCTCAAGCTGATCTTGTCCAGGTGGAGGGAAAAATGCTGCTGAGCACATTGGAGGGTATAGCTGTTCCTGTTGAGAAGAAGCCAAAGGGACAACTGGCAGTTGCAGTTGTGACGGAGATAGCAACAGCAGGAGCAGAGACTGTGGTGCAAAGGGAAGGAGCCTCCCCATGTGGAAATGCATCAGAACCCTTTGCAG gggatcCGGATTACTCCAAGGTGATGGAGAATGAAACCAGAGCTGAAGCCAGGAAGCAGCCAGCCAAATGTTATCCTGCAGCCCATGGGAAcagcaggaaggaggaggaggaggaaagcatGACTCCTAGACATGAGTCTGGGGAAGCCAAGGTTCAGAGGAAAGAGAAACAGCATTGTGAGAGTACCTCAGCAGCTAAGGCTAACAGCAGATGCAAAGAGGAGTCCATCAAAGGGATGGACCCCCAACCCAAGGCTGAGAGAGCAGATGAGAAACCAAAAGAGGCAGGTCATGGGAAGCTCCATCTGCCATTGTCTGCCTCAAATGGGGTTCGACTCAGCGCTCGCTTGGCTGGGAAGCCACGCAAAGTGCATGCAATGGCAAGCCAGTTCCAGAAGTGTCTGCAGGAGCACAATGCCAGGGTGTCTGGGCAGGAGGCCAAGAGGCCAAGCACTTTTGAGGGAGGTGGTGCAGAGACACACAAGAAAGTAGGGCATGTTTCTAAAGGCCATTCCAAATTGGAGCCCCTGGAGTACAAGAAGAATGTCCTGGTTGATGGTTCTGATGAACAGGACGATTACCCAGAGGTGGAAGTCAGTATTGAACTGGAGGAGGGACCCTCTGGGAGCCTGGGTGCATCTCAGCAAAAGTCCCTGCCATGCAGGGATGAGGCTGGTGAGCGAAGATATCGCTGTGGAGAATGCGGCAAGGCCTTCCTTCAGCTCTGCCATCTCAAAAAACACCGGTTCACCCACACTGGCTACAAGCctttcctgtgcactgaatgtggCAAGAGCTACAGCTCTGAGGAGAGTTTCAAGGCCCATGTGCTCTTCCATCGGGGTGTGCGCCCCTTCCAGTGCAAGCAGTGCGACAAGGCCTATGGCACCAAGCGGGACCTGAGGGAGCACGAGGTGCTGCACACAGGCGAGCGGCCTTTTGCTTGTGAGGAATGCGGCAAGACATTCGCCCGCCGGCCTTCCCTCCGCATCCACAGGAAGATCCACCTCGTGAAGGAACTTAACCTAGCCAACCCTAAGGTATGCAAGTGTGCCATCTGTGAGCGCTACCTGGCAAATCCTGGATCCCTGCGTAACCACATGCGCCTCCACACGGGGGAGAAGCCCTACATTTGCCCCTACTGCGGCAAGGACTTCCGGCAGCAGGGCAACCTGCGGGGCCATCTGCGGCTCCATACTGGTGAGAAGCCCTACAAGTGTCGCTTCTGTGGGGACgccttcccccagctgccagagctgcGGCGGCATCTCATCTCTCACACTGGGGAGGCCCACCTGTGTACGGTATGTGGTAAGGCCCTAAAGGACCCGCACACGCTGCGGGCCCATGAGCGCCTCCATACCGGCGAGCGCCCTTTCAAGTGTGAGCAGTGCGGCAAGGCCTACACGCTGGCCACGAAGCTGCGCCGGCACCAGAAATCCCATTTGGAGGACATGCCCTACAAGTGTGATGTCTGTGGCATGGGCTACACCCTCCTGCAGAGCCTCAAGCGTCACAAAATCACACATAAGGGGGAGAGAGACTCCATTACGTTTGTGGAGGCTGCGGTCTTGCTAGGCATGGACACTCCAAAGGCTGCAAGAAAGAGGCTCAAGAGGAAGATCCCCCAGGAAGGGGGTACCGAGGAGCCTACAGTGCTTATGGTGCAGTCAGTAGCGATGCAGGCACCAATAAATGAGGCAGAACTTCTGATGACTACTAATGGGCATTACATTGCCACTTATCAGCCTTCAGGCAGCCCCCCTGAGCCAGGGGTGAGCAGGGTATTAGGCAGTGCGGCCCCTGCTGGGCACCTGGAAGTGAACAATGACATCATTGAGATCACTGTCTCTGAGCACGAACACAAATGCATTATCATGCAGGATGAGGGCTCCTCCAGTGACGTGGTCATCATACAGGAGGGTGTGGGATTTGGTGCTGTAGCGGAGGTGGTGGAGGTGGAGACAGGGACCTGA
- the ZNF408 gene encoding zinc finger protein 408 isoform X1, whose amino-acid sequence MERGRLGEWPGRRGPSASSRRDPPRLPARVTPPPPCLLAGREQRPPVQPGAPCAALRSLPPGLALGPSRAQEPGTGVWCVGRALSPGALLGPRAEQLDCAAETAPSEEIQSGCCSDESICEMSSSWRSLVKQGQREEETNVALVWISGRLQVQVRRHIAAGTELLYWPTEAQADLVQVEGKMLLSTLEGIAVPVEKKPKGQLAVAVVTEIATAGAETVVQREGASPCGNASEPFAGDPDYSKVMENETRAEARKQPAKCYPAAHGNSRKEEEEESMTPRHESGEAKVQRKEKQHCESTSAAKANSRCKEESIKGMDPQPKAERADEKPKEAGHGKLHLPLSASNGVRLSARLAGKPRKVHAMASQFQKCLQEHNARVSGQEAKRPSTFEGGGAETHKKVGHVSKGHSKLEPLEYKKNVLVDGSDEQDDYPEVEVSIELEEGPSGSLGASQQKSLPCRDEAGERRYRCGECGKAFLQLCHLKKHRFTHTGYKPFLCTECGKSYSSEESFKAHVLFHRGVRPFQCKQCDKAYGTKRDLREHEVLHTGERPFACEECGKTFARRPSLRIHRKIHLVKELNLANPKVCKCAICERYLANPGSLRNHMRLHTGEKPYICPYCGKDFRQQGNLRGHLRLHTGEKPYKCRFCGDAFPQLPELRRHLISHTGEAHLCTVCGKALKDPHTLRAHERLHTGERPFKCEQCGKAYTLATKLRRHQKSHLEDMPYKCDVCGMGYTLLQSLKRHKITHKGERDSITFVEAAVLLGMDTPKAARKRLKRKIPQEGGTEEPTVLMVQSVAMQAPINEAELLMTTNGHYIATYQPSGSPPEPGVSRVLGSAAPAGHLEVNNDIIEITVSEHEHKCIIMQDEGSSSDVVIIQEGVGFGAVAEVVEVETGT is encoded by the exons ATGGAGCGGGGCCGCCTGGGTgagtggccggggcggcggggcccGAGTGCGAGCTCCCGGCGGGACCCGCCCCGCCTGCCGGCCCGTGTGACGCCGCCGCCCCCTTGTCTCCTCGCAGGCCGCGAGCAGCGCCCGCCCGTGCAGCCTGGCGCGCCCTGCGCAGCCCTGCGGAGCCTCCCtccggggctggccctggggccctCCCGCGCTCAGGAACCGGGCACGGGCGTCTGGTGCGTGGGGAGAGCCCTGTCCCCGGGAGCGCTCCTCGGGCCCCGGGCGGAGCAGCTGGACTGTGCGGCCGAGACGGCGCCCTCGGAG GAAATTCAGTCTGGATGCTGCAGTGATGAATCCATTTGTGAGATGAGCTctagttggaggag CTTGGTGAAGCAAggccagagggaggaggagacaaaTGTGGCTTTGGTATGGATCAGTGGAAGACTCCAAGTCCAAGTGCGGCGTCATATTGCAGCAGGCACTGAGTTGCTGTACTGGCCTACCGAGGCTCAAGCTGATCTTGTCCAGGTGGAGGGAAAAATGCTGCTGAGCACATTGGAGGGTATAGCTGTTCCTGTTGAGAAGAAGCCAAAGGGACAACTGGCAGTTGCAGTTGTGACGGAGATAGCAACAGCAGGAGCAGAGACTGTGGTGCAAAGGGAAGGAGCCTCCCCATGTGGAAATGCATCAGAACCCTTTGCAG gggatcCGGATTACTCCAAGGTGATGGAGAATGAAACCAGAGCTGAAGCCAGGAAGCAGCCAGCCAAATGTTATCCTGCAGCCCATGGGAAcagcaggaaggaggaggaggaggaaagcatGACTCCTAGACATGAGTCTGGGGAAGCCAAGGTTCAGAGGAAAGAGAAACAGCATTGTGAGAGTACCTCAGCAGCTAAGGCTAACAGCAGATGCAAAGAGGAGTCCATCAAAGGGATGGACCCCCAACCCAAGGCTGAGAGAGCAGATGAGAAACCAAAAGAGGCAGGTCATGGGAAGCTCCATCTGCCATTGTCTGCCTCAAATGGGGTTCGACTCAGCGCTCGCTTGGCTGGGAAGCCACGCAAAGTGCATGCAATGGCAAGCCAGTTCCAGAAGTGTCTGCAGGAGCACAATGCCAGGGTGTCTGGGCAGGAGGCCAAGAGGCCAAGCACTTTTGAGGGAGGTGGTGCAGAGACACACAAGAAAGTAGGGCATGTTTCTAAAGGCCATTCCAAATTGGAGCCCCTGGAGTACAAGAAGAATGTCCTGGTTGATGGTTCTGATGAACAGGACGATTACCCAGAGGTGGAAGTCAGTATTGAACTGGAGGAGGGACCCTCTGGGAGCCTGGGTGCATCTCAGCAAAAGTCCCTGCCATGCAGGGATGAGGCTGGTGAGCGAAGATATCGCTGTGGAGAATGCGGCAAGGCCTTCCTTCAGCTCTGCCATCTCAAAAAACACCGGTTCACCCACACTGGCTACAAGCctttcctgtgcactgaatgtggCAAGAGCTACAGCTCTGAGGAGAGTTTCAAGGCCCATGTGCTCTTCCATCGGGGTGTGCGCCCCTTCCAGTGCAAGCAGTGCGACAAGGCCTATGGCACCAAGCGGGACCTGAGGGAGCACGAGGTGCTGCACACAGGCGAGCGGCCTTTTGCTTGTGAGGAATGCGGCAAGACATTCGCCCGCCGGCCTTCCCTCCGCATCCACAGGAAGATCCACCTCGTGAAGGAACTTAACCTAGCCAACCCTAAGGTATGCAAGTGTGCCATCTGTGAGCGCTACCTGGCAAATCCTGGATCCCTGCGTAACCACATGCGCCTCCACACGGGGGAGAAGCCCTACATTTGCCCCTACTGCGGCAAGGACTTCCGGCAGCAGGGCAACCTGCGGGGCCATCTGCGGCTCCATACTGGTGAGAAGCCCTACAAGTGTCGCTTCTGTGGGGACgccttcccccagctgccagagctgcGGCGGCATCTCATCTCTCACACTGGGGAGGCCCACCTGTGTACGGTATGTGGTAAGGCCCTAAAGGACCCGCACACGCTGCGGGCCCATGAGCGCCTCCATACCGGCGAGCGCCCTTTCAAGTGTGAGCAGTGCGGCAAGGCCTACACGCTGGCCACGAAGCTGCGCCGGCACCAGAAATCCCATTTGGAGGACATGCCCTACAAGTGTGATGTCTGTGGCATGGGCTACACCCTCCTGCAGAGCCTCAAGCGTCACAAAATCACACATAAGGGGGAGAGAGACTCCATTACGTTTGTGGAGGCTGCGGTCTTGCTAGGCATGGACACTCCAAAGGCTGCAAGAAAGAGGCTCAAGAGGAAGATCCCCCAGGAAGGGGGTACCGAGGAGCCTACAGTGCTTATGGTGCAGTCAGTAGCGATGCAGGCACCAATAAATGAGGCAGAACTTCTGATGACTACTAATGGGCATTACATTGCCACTTATCAGCCTTCAGGCAGCCCCCCTGAGCCAGGGGTGAGCAGGGTATTAGGCAGTGCGGCCCCTGCTGGGCACCTGGAAGTGAACAATGACATCATTGAGATCACTGTCTCTGAGCACGAACACAAATGCATTATCATGCAGGATGAGGGCTCCTCCAGTGACGTGGTCATCATACAGGAGGGTGTGGGATTTGGTGCTGTAGCGGAGGTGGTGGAGGTGGAGACAGGGACCTGA